In Synechococcus sp. CB0101, a genomic segment contains:
- a CDS encoding carbohydrate ABC transporter permease, which yields MAERSPRIGASSATAWGFLAPGLVLIGLSVLIPAAMALVMSFTQSGLDVSEPLQFVGLANIRRLLSDPMFFKVLGTTLLYLVGVVPPVVLGSLALAVLVNRQLPGIHWFRAAFYTPVLVSIVVAAIAFRWLYAETGLINGWLSALWPGGFQPIGFLTNPLLALPSVMVVTLWKGLGYYMVIFLAGLQGISADLYEAAELDGSEGWRKHLDITLPLLRPYVTLVAVISAIAATKVFEEVYLMTQGGPADATKTLVYYVYDQAFAELEISYACTVGLALFVIVLLLSLVRFAFAGDKGFS from the coding sequence ATGGCTGAGCGTTCCCCCCGCATCGGTGCGTCCTCCGCAACCGCCTGGGGCTTCCTGGCCCCGGGCCTTGTGCTGATTGGGCTGTCGGTGTTGATCCCAGCGGCCATGGCCCTGGTGATGAGCTTCACCCAGAGCGGTCTGGATGTGAGTGAGCCGTTGCAGTTCGTGGGGCTGGCGAACATTCGCCGCCTGCTGAGCGACCCGATGTTCTTCAAGGTGCTCGGCACAACCCTGCTCTATCTGGTGGGTGTGGTGCCGCCGGTGGTGCTCGGTTCCCTCGCCCTGGCGGTGTTGGTGAATCGGCAGTTGCCAGGGATTCACTGGTTTCGGGCCGCGTTCTACACGCCGGTGTTGGTGTCGATCGTGGTGGCCGCGATCGCCTTCCGCTGGCTGTACGCCGAAACCGGCCTGATCAACGGCTGGCTGAGTGCCCTATGGCCGGGCGGTTTTCAACCGATCGGCTTTCTCACCAATCCGCTGTTGGCCTTGCCCTCGGTGATGGTGGTGACCCTCTGGAAAGGCCTCGGCTACTACATGGTGATCTTCCTGGCGGGGCTCCAGGGCATCAGTGCTGATCTCTACGAGGCTGCCGAGCTCGATGGCAGCGAAGGCTGGCGCAAGCACCTCGACATCACCCTGCCGCTGCTGCGCCCCTACGTGACCCTGGTGGCGGTGATCTCCGCCATCGCCGCCACCAAGGTGTTCGAGGAGGTTTATTTGATGACCCAGGGCGGTCCGGCCGATGCCACCAAAACCCTCGTGTATTACGTGTACGACCAGGCATTCGCGGAGCTGGAAATCAGCTACGCCTGCACGGTGGGTCTGGCCCTCTTCGTGATCGTGCTGCTGCTCAGCCTGGTGCGCTTTGCCTTCGCCGGCGATAAAGGTTTCAGCTGA